The Prochlorococcus marinus XMU1419 nucleotide sequence ATTCGATATAAACATCCTTAAATTAAAAAAAAATCGAGATATGCTTTACAAAGCTTCATAAAATCTGTTACAATCATTTACATAAATAATTTTTCTTTATCATGACTCCTGAAGCAGAACGTTTTAATGGTTGGGCAGCAATGTTAGGTTTCGTAGCTGCTGTTGGCGCATACGTAACAACTGGACAAATTATTCCAGGCTGGTTTTAAGTCTTAACGACGAACGAACTAAATCACAAACGCTAACGCTCGTTTACTTAATGTGTAACTGTATCAATTTTAATAGTTGCACTAAATAATTTTTATTGAATTTTGATTCTCTTTCATAATTCACTATCTAATTTTCAAATGTTGATCAAATCATTACAAATAATTTTTAATAAT carries:
- a CDS encoding high light inducible protein, with amino-acid sequence MTPEAERFNGWAAMLGFVAAVGAYVTTGQIIPGWF